GATCCGCTACGAGGACGCGCGCGAAGCGAGACCGGACGCGATCGTCGCGACTGGTCGGAGCGACTACCCCAACCAGGTGAACAACGTCCTCGGCTTCCCGTTCATCTTCCGCGGCGCTCTCGACGTGAGGGCAACCGGCATCAGCGAGAAAATGAAAGTCGCTGCGGCTCGTGCACTCGCCGACCTGGCCAGGGAGCCGGTCACCGAATCGGTGCTCAAGGCCTACAACATCGACCGCCTGGCCTTCGGAGAGGACTACATCATCCCGAAGCCGTTCGATCCCAGGGTGCTGTGGCATGTCGCTCCTGCCGTCGCCCAGGCAGCGATCGAGGAAGGTCTGGCGCGCAAGCCGTATGCAGACATCGACGAATACCGGGAGCAGCTGCGGTCCAGGTTCCAGGCATCGTACGGCTTGACGCACACAGTCACGACAAAGGCGCAAGCCCACCCGAAAAGAGTCGTGTACCCCATCGGCGCCGACATCCGGATCATCAGGGCTGCAAGACGCGTCTACGACGAGCAGATCGCCATCCCCGTGCTCCTCGGGAACATCGACACGATCAGGTCGGTCGCCGCCGACAAGGACGTGTCACTGGATGGCATCCAAATCCTCGACCCGCAGAATGAACCGGAAACGTGTGCCCGCTATGCGGATGAGCTGTACCGGCTGCGCGGCCGCAAAGGAATGGCTCCGACGGATGCCCGCAGGGCAATCCTCGATCCCAACCTGTACGCCGCCATGATGCTGCAACAGGGGGATGCCGATGCCGAACTGGGTGGGCTCACGACGTACTACCCGACGACCGTTCGCCCGGCCCTGCAGGTGCTGCCACTCCAGGAGGGACGGTCGATCGTCTCGGCCATCTACGCAGTGATCGTCAAAGGCCAGCCGTACTTCCTCGCCGACTGCGCGGTAAACATTCTGCCGACTGCCGAGCAACTGGCGGAGATCGCGATCTCCACCGCCGATTTCGTCGGCGAGACGTTTGACACCGATCCGCGAGTCGCCCTGCTCTCGTACAGCAACTTCGGTTCTGCGTCCGGGGAAGAACCGGACAGGGTTCGCGAAGCAGTCCAGATCTGCTGGGACCGCCGCCCCGAGCTGCCGGTAGACGGAGAGATGCATGCGCGCACCGCCGTGGATGCTGCATTGCTCGCCCGCCAGCACGCGTTCAACCGTCTCGGTGGACACGCCAACGTGTTGGTGTTCCCGAACCTGGCAGCGGGTAACGCCGCCTACCAGTTGCTCTCGAAACTGGGTGGAGCCCAGGTGATCGGACCGATACTCACCGGCTTCTCCAAGTCCGTGCATGTGCTGCAGCGCGACGCAGAGGTCGGCGACATCGTGAACCTGACCGCAATCGCGGTGCTGGACGCCCAGAGCAAGGAGAAGCGGGTACCGGCCGCCAGTCGTCAGTAACAGCCGTTACGCAAGCTCCTGGGTTTCTTGGCGGGAGTGAGGCCGCGACCCTGACGACTGAATACTGATGGCCGATTGCAGCGAGCCCACCTCGCCTAGAGGCTCGTCACGGTCTCTCTGATGAGGAAATCTACGACCGCCTGAAGGGCCTCCGACACTTGTGCCCCCTCCGCGAGGGCAGCCTCATATGTGGCAAGTTGGCGGTCGGCACTCGTCCCGCGCACAAGGATCTCTCTCATACCGAGCAGCTCGTCCCAACAGCCGAGCGACTGCGCGTCCTCTTCGACCATCTCGATCAGCTCGTCGACAAGATCGGGGATCGGGACGAGTGCGGCTTGGCCGAAGTCCATCAGAGGCGCGTGGATCCCGTAGCGCTGTGCTCGCCACATGTTCTCTTCGAGCAGCATGCGGGCATAGGTGCGCCACCGCTTGTTGTCACTGCGGAGCCGAAAGAGCATGTGCATCAGCGAGACCGTCAGAGCTGCGAGAGCGATACCGTCGTCCAGGCGGGTGCAGATGTCGGTGGCCCGCATCTCGAGTGTTGGATACCGGGCACTTGGGCGAATATCCCACCACAACTTCGTGGCGTCCACGATGAGTCCCGCGTCGACGAGCACGTCGACGTGCCGTTGGTACTCCCCCCAGCTGGTGAAGTTGACAGGGATCCCGGTTCGCGGCAACGACTTGAACACCGAAGATCGATAGCTCCTGAGGCCGGTGTCGTCCCCGTGCCAGAAGGGCGACGAGGTGCTCAGAGCCAGCAGATGCGGCAGGAAATACGAAAACTGGCTCATGAGGTCGATTCGCAGGTCGTCGTCGTCGATTCCGACGTGAACGTGCATGCCGGAGATCACGAGCCGCCGGGCAACGGTTTCCAGCTCCCGCAGGAGCACTTGATAGCGCGTCTTGTCGGTGACCAGCAGCTCTCCCCATTTCGCAAACGGATGTGTCGACGCGGCGATCGGCGCCATGCCGTGGTGAAGAGCGACGTCGGAAACCACCCTCCGAAGGCGGGCGAGGTCCCGGCGCGCCTCCCCGACCGTGCGGCTGATGTGGGTGCCCACTTCGATCTGGCCCCTCAGGAACTCGGGAGAGACCTGCCCCTGCAAGAGCGCCTCGCACTCCGCCATCATCGATGGCGGCGGATCTTTCACCAGATCCCGGCTCTCGAGATCGACGAGCATGTACTCCTCTTCGATCCCGACGGTGAAACTCGGCGTGGGGACCGCCATGTCCGCTCCCTCCTTCGCTGCGCACCCTATCAGGAAGGTCGACGTGAAGATGGCTGCTGGGGTAGGAGCCCGCCGAGCACTCCATGCCATGCAGCTCGACGACCGTGCGTCGCTCATCGACACAGGCCAACCCGACAGTGTCATCGGATTGGGCCGGGGTGATCTGCTGTCGACTCGCTGCGTTCCCGATGCAACCACACAGGCGGGAAGGCTTGCGCCTGAGCCGCCACGCCCGCCCCGTGGTCTTGCATCACCGCTGCGTCGCGGTACGAAGTACGAAATACGAGGTACCGGCCAGGTACTACCCGGCGGTGAAGTAGCTCAGATCATGGCACCGGATCATGTCGGCGGGAACATCCGGGTAGGTCCCAGCCAGATGCGCACGGAGTTCGTCTTGACTCGCGGCAGGTCCCTCCCATCCGATGTGTAACACGCCGCCGGGCTCCTGAACGAAC
This genomic stretch from Gammaproteobacteria bacterium harbors:
- a CDS encoding NADP-dependent malic enzyme (NADP-dependent; catalyzes the oxidative decarboxylation of malate to form pyruvate; decarboxylates oxaloacetate), producing the protein MAEGKHFSEALEYHSKGRPGKIEVRPTKPTATQSDLGLAYTPGVAEPCLEIAREPEDVFKYTNKGNLVAVVSNGTAVLGLGNIGPLAGKPVMEGKGVLFKRFADIDVFDLEVNSLDPQDVIRFCELLEPTVGGINLEDIKAPECFLIEDTLKERLDVPVFHDDQHGTAIIAGAGFLNALDLTGRKIEETKVVFNGAGAAGIAVARFFERLGVRPENILMCDSRGVIYEGRTAGMTGHKAEFARPTDSRTLADALIGADCFVGVSVADVVSKEMVMMMAARPIIFALANPDPEIRYEDAREARPDAIVATGRSDYPNQVNNVLGFPFIFRGALDVRATGISEKMKVAAARALADLAREPVTESVLKAYNIDRLAFGEDYIIPKPFDPRVLWHVAPAVAQAAIEEGLARKPYADIDEYREQLRSRFQASYGLTHTVTTKAQAHPKRVVYPIGADIRIIRAARRVYDEQIAIPVLLGNIDTIRSVAADKDVSLDGIQILDPQNEPETCARYADELYRLRGRKGMAPTDARRAILDPNLYAAMMLQQGDADAELGGLTTYYPTTVRPALQVLPLQEGRSIVSAIYAVIVKGQPYFLADCAVNILPTAEQLAEIAISTADFVGETFDTDPRVALLSYSNFGSASGEEPDRVREAVQICWDRRPELPVDGEMHARTAVDAALLARQHAFNRLGGHANVLVFPNLAAGNAAYQLLSKLGGAQVIGPILTGFSKSVHVLQRDAEVGDIVNLTAIAVLDAQSKEKRVPAASRQ
- a CDS encoding carboxylate-amine ligase, which translates into the protein MAVPTPSFTVGIEEEYMLVDLESRDLVKDPPPSMMAECEALLQGQVSPEFLRGQIEVGTHISRTVGEARRDLARLRRVVSDVALHHGMAPIAASTHPFAKWGELLVTDKTRYQVLLRELETVARRLVISGMHVHVGIDDDDLRIDLMSQFSYFLPHLLALSTSSPFWHGDDTGLRSYRSSVFKSLPRTGIPVNFTSWGEYQRHVDVLVDAGLIVDATKLWWDIRPSARYPTLEMRATDICTRLDDGIALAALTVSLMHMLFRLRSDNKRWRTYARMLLEENMWRAQRYGIHAPLMDFGQAALVPIPDLVDELIEMVEEDAQSLGCWDELLGMREILVRGTSADRQLATYEAALAEGAQVSEALQAVVDFLIRETVTSL